In one Brassica oleracea var. oleracea cultivar TO1000 chromosome C9, BOL, whole genome shotgun sequence genomic region, the following are encoded:
- the LOC106317368 gene encoding defensin-like protein 206: protein MAKNLSSVTFTVLLLVLLMASTEILKIEAMNINARCLPKGCKNATFSEECGPEPFRGSNNDCCHCCVAKYGRKAVCKGVVEGPDKHCHCYKERV from the exons ATGGCGAAGAACCTCAGCTCCGTTACGTTCACCGTTCTCTTGCTTGTCCTATTGATGGCTTCAACGG AAATCCTCAAAATTGAGGCTATGAACATCAATGCTAGATGCCTTCCAAAGGGATGCAAAAATGCTACATTCTCCGAAGAGTGCGGGCCGGAGCCGTTCAGAGGTTCAAATAACGATTGCTGTCACTGTTGCGTAGCCAAATACGGGAGGAAGGCAGTATGTAAAGGAGTTGTTGAGGGACCAGACAAACACTGTCATTGCTACAAAGAACGTGTTTGA